In one Lolium rigidum isolate FL_2022 chromosome 3, APGP_CSIRO_Lrig_0.1, whole genome shotgun sequence genomic region, the following are encoded:
- the LOC124703361 gene encoding abscisic stress-ripening protein 5-like, whose product MSEEKHHHLFHHKKEGEEFEPAPGGGVNEYAYTSETVVAATDDGEYARITKEEKHHKHKEHLGEMGAVAAGAFALYEKHEAKKDPEHAHKHKIEEELAAAAAVGSGGYAFHEHHEKKEDHKEAKEASGEKKHHLFG is encoded by the exons ATGTCTGAGGAGAAGCACCACCACCTGTTCCACCACAAGAAGGAGGGCGAGGAGTTCGAGCCCGCCCCAGGCGGCGGCGTCAACGAGTACGCGTACACCAGCGAGACGGTGGTGGccgccaccgacgacggcgagtacGCGCGCATCACCAAGGAGGAGAAGCACCACAAGCACAAGGAGCACCTCGGCGAGatgggcgccgtcgccgccggagcCTTCGCCCTC TACGAGAAGCACGAGGCGAAGAAGGACCCGGAGCACGCGCACAAGCACAAGATCGAGGAGgagctggccgccgccgcggccgtcgGCTCCGGCGGCTACGCCTTCCACGAGCACCACGAGAAGAAGGAGGACCACAAGGAGGCCAAGGAGGCCAGCGGCGAGAAGAAGCACCACCTCTTCGGCTAG